The Deltaproteobacteria bacterium sequence TGTCCATCGTCGAAGTTCGTCACCATTGCCAAACTTCCGGATTACGAATTTGGCATCACCCGCCACTCCCGCCTGCGCGATTGCGGCACAGCCAATGTTTTTCCGGTCAACGGCAGGGAGGTTTGGGGCGCGGTGTACGATGTCAGCGATGCCGACTTGGTGGTCATGGACGGTTTCGAGGACGGCTACCACCGGGAAATCCTATCGGTCTTAGCGCCGGACAGCGGCAGCCAGACGCTGCAAGTATTGGTCTACGTCGCCGCCATCGAGAAGAATGTTCCGCCGCCCAACCCGGAATACAAACGATTGATCCTCGAAGGCGCGTGCCATTGGCGCATGCCCGACTCCTACATCGCCATGTTGGAGACCATCCGTACCGGCGGCTGACGCGACTCCCGTCGACAACTACGCAACATTCGTTAGACATGCACCAGCCCCTGGGATAGGATCGCGACAAATAAATCCGCACGAAGGTCGCCATGCTTGAAGCCAACGATCTGCGCACCCAAGCCAGCACAATTTTTCGCCACCCACGCACACGCAAGATCGCCATCTGGTGCACCGGTATCGTCGTCGGGCTCGGCGTGCTGCTCGGTCTAGCCGCGCCACCGCTGTTGCGCGGCAAGGTCGCCAGCGAGTTGTCGAAGACTCTCCATCGCCCGGTGACCATCGAGCAGATCAAGATCAATCCCTACACGATGACGGTCGCCGTGCGCGGCTTTTTGATGAAAGAAAAGCAAGGCGACACCGCCGCGCTATCCTTCGATGAGCTGTTCGTCGATTTGGACATCCGCTCGCTGTTTCGTTTGGCGCCGGTAGTCCAAGAACTGCGCTTGACCAAACCCTATGTCAACTTGGTGCGCCAGGCCGACGGCAAGTATAATTTCCAGGACCTGATCGACGAATTCACCTCCGGCCCGTCCGGGCCAACGCCGAGTTTCGCCGTCAACAACATTCAACTCATCGACGGCAAGATCGATTTCGACGACCAGCCCGAACAGACCAAGCATGCCATTACGGCGTTGAAGATCGGCGTGCCGTTCATTTCCAGCTTGCCGACCTACGTCGACATCAAGGTCAAACCGGAGTTGGCCGCGGTGGTCAACGGCGCGCCCTTCCATCTCATCGGCGAATCGACCACTCCGTTCAAAGACGCCATCGAAAGCAAACTGAGCATCGATCTGGACAAACTGGAGATCGCCAAATATCTCGAATACGCGCCGGTGGCGCTGAATTTCCAGGTCCCGTCGGGGCAACTGAGCAGCAAGATCACGGCAAGTTTTAAGACCGCGCCGAAAAGCACGCCGGTGCTGGCCCTGTCC is a genomic window containing:
- a CDS encoding gamma-glutamylcyclotransferase, encoding MYYFAYGSNLNWPQMQRRCPSSKFVTIAKLPDYEFGITRHSRLRDCGTANVFPVNGREVWGAVYDVSDADLVVMDGFEDGYHREILSVLAPDSGSQTLQVLVYVAAIEKNVPPPNPEYKRLILEGACHWRMPDSYIAMLETIRTGG
- a CDS encoding DUF748 domain-containing protein; protein product: MLEANDLRTQASTIFRHPRTRKIAIWCTGIVVGLGVLLGLAAPPLLRGKVASELSKTLHRPVTIEQIKINPYTMTVAVRGFLMKEKQGDTAALSFDELFVDLDIRSLFRLAPVVQELRLTKPYVNLVRQADGKYNFQDLIDEFTSGPSGPTPSFAVNNIQLIDGKIDFDDQPEQTKHAITALKIGVPFISSLPTYVDIKVKPELAAVVNGAPFHLIGESTTPFKDAIESKLSIDLDKLEIAKYLEYAPVALNFQVPSGQLSSKITASFKTAPKSTPVLALSGNLNVNALEMKHKSAGPLLKLPNLNVAVEAFEVFANKLAVKSVKSNGLEIHIARDRKGEINFANLIAPPAKAAPA